A single Melopsittacus undulatus isolate bMelUnd1 chromosome 11, bMelUnd1.mat.Z, whole genome shotgun sequence DNA region contains:
- the MFSD6L gene encoding major facilitator superfamily domain-containing protein 6-like, producing the protein MSQQWDVGRALALSGLFRALQGAGRACAAPFLPLYLRHLGLPPALVGLVAGAQRLAAALSAPLCARCPRAPGRRRLLLVAGAALGSVGAGLLLTLVPPAAATGALCNGTRQPGHRADTGSYGVESASAAPTAKGAATTTAGGSTASGRAAVSSPGSQRLFGLADGLEEQGREGGEGGTETNGYWVDASGWTQPVKAVDWETHEPEMLDSNGPPLPGLEKETSILGSAARDPAGNAEERLSATKSNKLPVFKTTLPTVGDAYLSGNLSDHQKDSQDTSLEAVQNFFQDREHQVFLMVLGAVVLWELLATSLEWTVDESLYEFLDFVDATDGYGKLWIWSYLGASVGACIIAVVVDHLNCFLSSSITRLAVHFYGYALLVTLSLLVTLFFPIYLPKESKGVNRMGKALALLRGDGRAMLYASTVLLTGMAGAAVHNFLFWQLEDRGSSELYMGLSVAVGLLAEMLLYFFKGKLLRTFSSSTVVTISLSLLAAQLLCYSFLWTAWSVLLIQILSAFSNGALWWVVSMTVDDIATPGMARSLHAALQGLCHGGGASLGSFAGGFVVEHFGLAVLYQACCVCVVLWLFLFLIIQSKLPQQKKINYSRLLAAGSSEGSDSDEENERDWLVKAMKDESFSRNWSHQHRIN; encoded by the coding sequence atgagccagcagtgggaCGTCGGCCGAGCCCTGGCGCTCTCCGGCCTGTTCCGTGCGCTGCAGGGCGCGGGCCGGGCCTGCGCCGCCCCGTTCCTGCCGCTGTACCTGCGGCACCTGGGGCTGCCGCCCGCGCTGGTGGGGCTGGTGGCCGGGGCGCAGCGCCTGGCGGCAGCGCTGAGCGCCCCGCTGTGCGCCCGCTGTCCCCGCGCCCCCGGCAGGCggcggctgctgctggtggccgGCGCCGCGCTGGGCTCGGTGGGGGCCgggctgctgctcacgctcGTCCCGCCCGCAGCCGCCACCGGTGCCCTCTGTAACGGCACCCGGCAGCCGGGGCACCGAGCGGACACCGGCAGCTACGGTGTGGAAAGCGCGAGTGCTGCTCCGACCGCGAAAGGAGCGGCGACAACGACTGCGGGCGGTTCAACGGCGAGCGGCAGGGCAGCGGTGAGCAGCCCAGGCTCCCAGCGGCTGTTTGGCCTGGCAGATGGGCTTGAGGAACAAGGCAGAGAGGGTGGTGAAGGTGGCACAGAGACAAACGGGTACTGGGTGGATGCCTCTGGCTGGACACAGCCTGTGAAAGCAGTTGACTGGGAGACACACGAACCAGAAATGCTGGATTCCAACGGACCTCCCCTGCCTGGACTCGAGAAGGAAACAAGCATTCTGGGTTCTGCTGCAAGAGATCCTGCTGGTAATGCTGAGGAAAGGCTTTCTGCTACCAAGAGTAACAAGCTCCCTGTGTTTAAAACAACTCTTCCAACTGTTGGAGATGCTTATCTGTCTGGAAACCTTTCAGACCACCAGAAAGATTCTCAAGATACCAGCCTTGAAGCAGTGCAAAACTTCTTTCAGGACAGAGAGCACCAGGTTTTCCTTAtggtgctgggggctgtggtGCTTTGGGAGCTTTTGGCCACTTCTCTTGAATGGACGGTGGATGAGAGTCTCTATGAGTTCCTTGACTTTGTGGATGCAACTGACGGTTATGGCAAGCTCTGGATTTGGAGTTACTTGGGTGCCTCTGTAGGTGCCTGCATCATTGCTGTAGTTGTGGATCATCTGAATTGCTTCCTCAGCAGTTCCATCACCCGCCTTGCTGTCCATTTCTATGGCTATGCTCTGCTGGTAACGCTCTCACTGCTTGTCACCCTCTTCTTTCCCATCTACCTTCCCAAGGAAAGCAAGGGTGTTAACAGAATGGGCAAAGCGCTGGCACTGCTGCGGGGTGATGGCCGGGCGATGCTGTACGCCAGCACCGTGCTCCTCACCGGCATGGCTGGTGCTGCCGTGCACAACTTCCTCTTCTGGCAGCTGGAGGACCGAGGCAGCAGTGAGCTGTACATGGGGCTCTCTGTGGCCGTGGGGCTACTTGCGGAGatgttgctttatttcttcaaagGGAAGTTGCTGAGGACTTTCTCAAGCAGCACAGTTGTGACAATCAGCCTCAGCCTCCTGGCAGCACAGCTTCTGTGCTACTCCTTCTTGTGGACTGCATGGTCAGTTCTCCTCATCCAGATTTTATCTGCCTTCAGTAACGGTGCTTTGTGGTGGGTGGTCAGCATGACTGTGGATGACATAGCCACGCCGGGCATGGCGAGGTCCCTGCACGCTGCTCTCCAGGGCCTCTGCCATGGTGGAGGAGCGAGCTTGGGCAGTTTTGCAGGAGGATTTGTGGTGGAGCACTTTGGTCTGGCCGTTCTGTACCAGGCGTGCTGTGTGTGCGTGGTGCTGTGGCTCTTCCTGTTCTTGATCATCCAATCTAAACTaccacagcagaagaaaatcaacTATTCTCGTCTGCTGGCTGCTGGTTCCAGTGAAGGGAGTGACTCTGACGAGGAGAACGAGAGGGACTGGCTGGTGAAAGCTATGAAGGATGAAAGCTTCAGTAGGAACTGGTCACACCAGCATAGGATCAACTAA